Part of the Marasmius oreades isolate 03SP1 chromosome 5, whole genome shotgun sequence genome is shown below.
AGTTCTTCACGGTTCAGAACCGATGTCGAAACCGGTTCGACCGTACAGAACCGGTTCGAACAGGAACCGTATAACATCACTATCCTTATCCTCAACCTTGGGATGATTTTCTCGATCATTTACGAGGAAGGACTTCAGTTGTTGTGTAAGGGGTGTAACTTTATGATTATCAATCTGAGGAAGACAAGAAAAACGATTAGGTCTAAACCTGTTTCTTCAGCACCGTCAAGCACATCTCAGGCAAGAATCCACCAGTATGTGGAGGAGGGGTGCCGCATTTGATtctctcgaactccattcaACCGATCGTGTCCGAGTCCCAAAGCTTTACTCAAAGTCACATTTTCGATATGTAGAGTAAGTAGCTACAGCAGAATAAACGTATGTATCTGTATATTAAAACTGATTGTGTGGTAACCCAATTCGTTTGCATTTGGTCATAAAGAAAGCAACGAGCGAAACAACATGATGAAAGTCAATACGAGTGAACGTGAAAAAGCGGTTAGGGTAGGTGGGTAGACGTGGAAAGAGGTAGTGAGGAGCTACACTGGATTCAGGTAGATATGAATAATGTATAAGGTATCGCAGTCGTTTGTGTAGAACAAAGGTGTCGCACAAAtcgagaagagaaaaaacgAACAAGGGGGGTAAAGAGAAAACTCATAGGTGTTCAAGAAAATGGAGGTGGTAACAAGGAGGCAATTGGATGAAAGAGCAGCAAGACCCAGTATGATTTTCAGGAGGATTTCCTTGTGAAGAGCCTGATCGGCCGCACTGGAAACACAGCTTCCGGGTCGAGCTTCTGGTTTTCATCATCGCTATCGATCAAACTCGGACTGTTGGCATGAGCAACCTTTCCAGCAGTCCGCTTTACCGTCATAGGCGGCGTCTTCAGAAGTGAAGCCACGTTCCTCCCTTTAACCTTGGTTGGTGTCGTGGGTTCCTCAATTTCGTCTGTGCGCGCGTTCTTCACCTTGGCTTTCCTCGGCCAAAGTACCCTCGGTACGATACGTGAATCAGGGGAGAAATCGGGATGTTCAGGTGGTAGCAGAGAATTGAGCTTTGGAGAATTGGGTCTTCCCAGCTTGTGGTTGTAATAGGGATTAGGATACGACTTTCGGACTCCACGGCTAGGAAAAAATAGGCAAGTCAAGCTACCTTTCTAAAATTCGATTCGACGAAGAATGCTTACAAAACCATCTCGACCGTCGGTTTTTCCTCGTAGACACCACCGTTTCCAGCTGGCCTCTCGGCTGCGCTGGAGCTACCACTCGGTGATTCTGGAGATGACAAGAAAGGGTTATCGGGAGAGTCCCGTAGGAACATCATCGGTGAGATGCCAGAGCGGATTTGTGACTTTGGTGTCTTGGGTGTCGTAGGAGGTGAGGATGTTAGTGGAAGGGGACTAGCATTGGTAGAGCTCTTCAGTTCTGCATCAGGCCGAGAAGAAGGTgactcctcttcttctgtttctgCGACAGCATGGAGAACAGCAAATGCACCTGCCCTACCAGTTTTGATGTTAGCTACCTTGGCTGCCCGTGGCCTGCGATGAGAAGGCGGTGGTGAGACCGGGGCAGAACTTGTAGTCATAGACTGCTTCACCCGTCgtcgagaaagaaaagacgtCTCCAAATCTGAATTATCGTCACCCAGAGCAGTGCCTACTTCAGGCTCTGAGAGTGACCACGACGATGAGTTCTTGGACACTTTTGGTTTTGAAACTGATTCTGCCCAGAATGCATCTTGCTCATCGTCTTCACTGACGTGACTGACACTTCCTTGCTTGTGAATACGTGCATTGTCgccctcatcttcctcatccgAACCAAAAATAACCCGACCATCTTGTCCCTCGCCTCCTGTATCACAATCCTCATCCGTCGAAACATCCTTCTTCGATCGCATATTCCTTCGTCGCCTCCTTTGAGTCCTAGGTGGTGTAGGTAACGATGCTGTCGAAGCCGAACGCTTCAAGGGCCGAACAGAGGGTAACACATCGCCAGAATCCATGGTTATTGATTGATGCACAAATGACCAAGTTTGTTGTATCTGGCGTGGAAATggttgaagaaaaaaaaactagaGAAGGTTGAAGTAGAAAGCAGGCAAGGGCCTCGCGGGGGTTGGTGATTGCTGAGGGAAGCTGCGGTATATTTATGACATTGACACTCCCCGACTCGGACAAACCTATAGCTAATTCACCACAAAAAAACGGTAGTAGCACCCTCTGAGTGGTGACTTGACTGGCTCTGGATACTCTCCCGTAAGAACTTGAAGGAAATGTCTTTGTGAACAAAGCTCAACCTCATCGGGCTGAACGTTATGGCATATCCATT
Proteins encoded:
- a CDS encoding uncharacterized protein (antiSMASH:Cluster_5.4), with translation MDSGDVLPSVRPLKRSASTASLPTPPRTQRRRRRNMRSKKDVSTDEDCDTGGEGQDGRVIFGSDEEDEGDNARIHKQGSVSHVSEDDEQDAFWAESVSKPKVSKNSSSWSLSEPEVGTALGDDNSDLETSFLSRRRVKQSMTTSSAPVSPPPSHRRPRAAKVANIKTGRAGAFAVLHAVAETEEEESPSSRPDAELKSSTNASPLPLTSSPPTTPKTPKSQIRSGISPMMFLRDSPDNPFLSSPESPSGSSSAAERPAGNGGVYEEKPTVEMVFRGVRKSYPNPYYNHKLGRPNSPKLNSLLPPEHPDFSPDSRIVPRVLWPRKAKVKNARTDEIEEPTTPTKVKGRNVASLLKTPPMTVKRTAGKVAHANSPSLIDSDDENQKLDPEAVFPVRPIRLFTRKSS